In a genomic window of Nocardia fluminea:
- a CDS encoding cation:proton antiporter domain-containing protein, translated as MMFLAIAVTMAIVLAWACVSRVFTRWSVTEPVAMIVAGAAVGLTDDEWLLASIDTSTALRVVEFGLALFLFSDATEIRERVARNTGVTRMLVAFVAGICLATVVGKFVLNLDSWPLLLIVACIVMPTDLLPAQSILRDSRITRRVRDTLNIESGLNDGLVAPIMLFALEAYRRAIDSEDAWGALGHALAAVAKAVLVGVPIGVAAGVGLSAAAARGWTDPRTVRCGILAIPVLTFAMGVAIDGNGFVAAFLAGIAFRATHRDIPGEPLELTERLGQFLGLGLWFIVGAIAVASPWLHWTVVVYGLLALTVFRMVPTWIALIGSRFTRSERVILCSLGPRGVASIVFGLLAMNSMADSPDTELVVGATLVVVCSSILLHGIGAPVVAARLGGAGRTEAAGEAV; from the coding sequence ATGATGTTTCTCGCGATCGCGGTGACGATGGCCATTGTGCTGGCGTGGGCGTGCGTGTCGCGAGTCTTCACCCGATGGAGCGTCACCGAGCCGGTCGCCATGATCGTCGCCGGCGCCGCCGTCGGGTTGACCGACGACGAGTGGCTGCTGGCGTCGATCGATACCAGCACCGCGTTGCGCGTTGTCGAGTTCGGGCTGGCGCTGTTCCTGTTCAGTGACGCCACCGAGATCCGCGAACGGGTCGCCAGAAACACCGGGGTGACGAGGATGCTGGTGGCCTTCGTGGCCGGCATCTGCCTGGCCACCGTCGTCGGGAAGTTCGTACTGAACCTGGATTCGTGGCCGCTGTTGCTGATTGTGGCCTGCATCGTAATGCCGACCGATCTCCTTCCCGCACAATCGATCCTGCGCGATAGTCGCATCACCAGGCGGGTGCGCGACACGCTCAATATCGAGAGCGGGCTCAATGACGGGCTCGTTGCGCCGATCATGCTGTTCGCCTTGGAAGCCTACCGGCGCGCGATCGACTCCGAGGATGCGTGGGGAGCACTCGGACACGCACTGGCCGCCGTCGCCAAAGCCGTCCTGGTCGGCGTCCCGATCGGGGTCGCCGCGGGCGTCGGGCTCTCGGCGGCCGCGGCGCGTGGCTGGACCGATCCGCGCACTGTGCGCTGCGGCATCCTGGCGATTCCGGTGCTCACCTTCGCGATGGGCGTCGCCATCGACGGCAACGGATTCGTGGCGGCCTTCCTCGCCGGCATCGCCTTCCGGGCCACTCATCGAGATATCCCCGGCGAGCCGCTGGAACTCACCGAACGCCTAGGCCAATTCCTGGGATTGGGCCTGTGGTTCATCGTCGGGGCGATCGCGGTGGCCAGTCCCTGGCTGCATTGGACGGTGGTCGTCTACGGACTGCTCGCGCTCACTGTGTTCCGCATGGTGCCCACGTGGATCGCTCTGATCGGCTCTCGTTTCACTCGGTCCGAACGCGTCATCCTGTGCTCGCTGGGACCGAGGGGAGTCGCGTCGATTGTCTTCGGTCTGCTGGCGATGAACAGCATGGCCGACTCGCCGGACACCGAACTCGTGGTGGGTGCGACGCTGGTGGTGGTGTGTTCCAGCATTCTGCTGCACGGCATCGGAGCACCCGTCGTCGCCGCCCGTCTGGGTGGGGCAGGCCGGACAGAGGCTGCGGGTGAAGCGGTCTGA